The window GGGCAATTGACCGAGCGTCCTGGCCACTTCGGAGTGGGCCAGCCCCCTCACTTTTGCGTGCAGGGCCTTGATGGTGGGTACCACATCCAGACGCTCATACCACTGCCGGAACTGGATGACGGCCGAGTCGATGATTCGATCGGCTTTTACGGCCTCCCTCTGGCGATCCTGGATGTTGTCATCCACCACCTGAGTGAGGTCGTCGATGTCGTAGACATAGGCGTTGTCGATCTGGTTGATGCGCGGATCGATGTTGCGCGGCACGGCGATGTCGATAAAAAACAGGGGGCGATTACGACGGTGGCGCATGATGCCTTTCACGTCCGGCGTCCTCAGGATATAGTCCTGGGAGCCGGTAGAGCTGATGATGATGTCCACCTTTTGAAGATGGGGGACGATCTCCTCAAGATGAATGGCCGTGCCATGATAACGGTCGGCCAGCTCCATGCCCCTTTCAAAGGTCCGGTTGGCCACAAACACAGTGCCGGTGCGGTTGTGGATCAGATGTTCGACGGCCAGCTCGGCCATCTCACCGGCACCGATCAACAGGACCTTTTTACCTTCCAGTTCGCCGAAAATTTTTCGCGCCAGTTCGACGGCGGCATAACTGATCGACACGGCATGATCGCCGATGCCGGTTTCGGTGCGGATACGTTTGGCCACGAAAAAGGTCCGGTGCAAGAGGCGGTTGAGAATGACACCCGAGCTCCTCAGCTCGGTGGCCATGCGATAGGCGGCCTTGACCTGCCCGAGAATCTGGGGTTCGCCCAGCACCATGCTGTCCAGGCTGGCGGCCACACGAAACAGGTGGCGGGCCGCCGCTTCACCCCGATGAATATAGAGGCTGGCGTCGAAATGTTCCAGGGGTACCTGCTTGGTCCGGGCCAGAAACTGTTTTGCTTTTTCGATGGCATTGGCGTTCCGGCCGGTGACCAGGATGAGCTCCACGCGGTTGCAGGTGGACAGGAGCACGGCCTCTTCTATGGCCGGGTCCGCGCACAGCAAGGCGAGTGCGGCGCGGGCATCCTCATCGGAAAAGGCAAAGCACTCCCGGATCTCGATGGGTGCGGTTTTGTGATTCAGGCCAATGAGGATGAGTTTGTCCATAAATTCAACTAATACTGCGTAAATTGGCCGTGATGGCCGGAAAGCAGGAAGTTTACTCCCAAAAAGGTGAACAGCAACACGCCCAGCCCCACGATGGCCATGACTGCCGCGCGCCGACCCCGCCATCCGATGGCCAGACGGACATGCAGATGGACAGCATAGAAGATCCAGGTGATGGCCGACCACACCTCCTTGGGGTCCCAGCTCCAGAACCGCCCCCACAGGATTTTGGCGTAGACCATACCCGAGATCAAACCGATGGTCAGCAGGGTAAACCCGCAGACAATACATGCATATCCGGTGGTGTCAAGCAA is drawn from Desulfatitalea tepidiphila and contains these coding sequences:
- the hemA gene encoding glutamyl-tRNA reductase, which translates into the protein MDKLILIGLNHKTAPIEIRECFAFSDEDARAALALLCADPAIEEAVLLSTCNRVELILVTGRNANAIEKAKQFLARTKQVPLEHFDASLYIHRGEAAARHLFRVAASLDSMVLGEPQILGQVKAAYRMATELRSSGVILNRLLHRTFFVAKRIRTETGIGDHAVSISYAAVELARKIFGELEGKKVLLIGAGEMAELAVEHLIHNRTGTVFVANRTFERGMELADRYHGTAIHLEEIVPHLQKVDIIISSTGSQDYILRTPDVKGIMRHRRNRPLFFIDIAVPRNIDPRINQIDNAYVYDIDDLTQVVDDNIQDRQREAVKADRIIDSAVIQFRQWYERLDVVPTIKALHAKVRGLAHSEVARTLGQLPHLTPHDRAAIEIMMEAAVKKILHDPTQFLKGDGCHGDRSNSLDVARRLFKLDD